A section of the Malus sylvestris chromosome 17, drMalSylv7.2, whole genome shotgun sequence genome encodes:
- the LOC126610630 gene encoding peroxidase 63-like has translation MMAFLIVLLTSLLALTTLPAAESQLYTNYYQKSCPGFAQIVQDTVTNKQITNPTTAAGTLRLFFHDCLHNGCDGSILLSSTPFNKAERDADINLSLPGDAFDVVVRAKTALELACPNTVSCADILAVATRDLVTMMGGPFYNVPLGRRDGRSSNASAVEGTLPRPAMTISQLIEVFGSRGFSVQEMVALSGAHTIGFSHCSEFSSAIYNYSKSAQSDPNYNPRFASGLQQACADIKKNPTLSVFNDVMTPNKFDNVYFQNLPKGLGVLKSDHALFNDAKTRPFVELYANDQNRFFRDFAKAMEKLGVLGIQTGKRGEIRHRCDESNY, from the coding sequence ATGATGGCATTCCTCATTGTCCTCCTCACATCTCTACTAGCTCTCACCACTCTCCCCGCCGCCGAATCCCAACTCTACACCAACTACTACCAAAAGTCGTGCCCGGGATTCGCCCAAATCGTCCAAGACACCGTCACCAACAAGCAGATAACGAACCCCACCACGGCCGCCGGCACCCTCCGCCTCTTCTTCCACGACTGCCTTCACAATGGCTGCGATGGCTCCATTCTCCTCTCCTCCACCCCCTTCAACAAGGCCGAGCGCGACGCCGACATCAACCTGTCCCTCCCCGGAGACGCCTTCGACGTCGTTGTCCGCGCCAAGACCGCCCTCGAGCTCGCCTGCCCCAACACCGTCTCCTGCGCTGACATCCTCGCCGTCGCCACCCGCGATCTCGTAACCATGATGGGCGGCCCCTTCTACAACGTCCCCCTCGGCCGCCGCGACGGCCGCTCCTCCAATGCCTCCGCCGTCGAAGGCACCCTCCCCCGCCCCGCCATGACCATCTCCCAGCTCATCGAGGTCTTCGGGTCCAGGGGCTTCTCCGTCCAGGAAATGGTCGCCCTCAGCGGGGCCCACACCATCGGGTTCTCCCACTGCAGCGAGTTCAGCTCGGCGATCTACAACTACAGCAAGTCGGCGCAGTCCGACCCGAATTACAACCCGAGATTCGCATCCGGGTTGCAGCAGGCCTGCGCGGATATCAAGAAGAACCCGACCCTCTCCGTCTTTAACGACGTTATGACGCCCAACAAATTCGACAATGTCTACTTCCAGAACTTGCCAAAGGGTCTGGGGGTTTTGAAATCGGACCACGCGCTGTTTAACGACGCCAAGACGCGGCCGTTTGTCGAGCTGTACGCCAACGACCAGAACCGCTTTTTTCGGGATTTTGCCAAGGCGATGGAGAAGCTCGGCGTGTTAGGGATTCAGACCGGAAAACGCGGAGAGATTAGGCACAGATGCGACGAGTCTAATTATTAG
- the LOC126610631 gene encoding U-box domain-containing protein 40-like, whose amino-acid sequence MKLMVHKSKENEWAFATPERAAEMSSASMSPRRRWKLFQRSSSAIPSKTSKPQAPKEFVCPISGSLMADPVIVSSGHTFERACVQACKSLSFTPVLPDSPPPDFSSVISNLALRSAILSWCHKSSVDPPKPLDFASAEKIVRASIGSRNETKPQNVVVSDNQLLINPTVNFTQAATEQTRLPTHFPSSSDESVSAAPPLPFSTPPRCYSSPSSSSSELETLNPNCNSNPSLSVEDEIPIKLRSCHVFEIEEALASLRNITRTREDARARLCTPRLLSALRPLITSRYTAVQVDSVAALVNLSLEKSNKIKIVRSGVLPPLIDVLKAGTPEAQEHASSALFSLALDDDCKTAIGVLGALPPLLHLLRSESERTRHDSALALYHLSLVQSNRSKLVKLGSVPVLLRMLKSGHMTGRVLLTLCNLSLCADGRAALLDSGGVECLVGVLRGNEFDSKATQESCVATMYGLSYGGLRFKGLAKKAGVVEVLREVEKKGSERAREKARRMLEMMRGKEKEEEDEVDWAELLNSGFGSRTRCQPGGGLDESSVNSLDF is encoded by the coding sequence ATGAAGCTGATGGTCCACAAATCAAAAGAGAACGAATGGGCTTTCGCGACGCCGGAAAGAGCTGCGGAGATGAGCAGTGCAAGCATGAGTCCCCGGCGGAGATGGAAGCTTTTTCAGAGGTCGTCGTCGGCAATTCCGTCGAAAACTTCAAAGCCGCAAGCTCCCAAAGAGTTCGTCTGTCCAATCTCCGGTTCTCTAATGGCGGACCCGGTCATCGTTTCGTCCGGCCACACCTTCGAGCGCGCCTGCGTCCAAGCCTGCAAGTCCCTCAGCTTCACGCCTGTTCTTCCGGACTCTCCGCCGCCAGATTTCTCCTCCGTAATCTCCAACCTCGCCCTCAGGTCCGCCATTCTCAGCTGGTGCCACAAGTCCTCCGTCGATCCTCCCAAGCCCCTCGATTTCGCCTCCGCCGAGAAGATCGTCCGCGCCTCCATTGGTTCCCGGAACGAAACTAAGCCCCAGAACGTCGTAGTTTCGGATAATCAGCTGTTGATCAACCCTACAGTGAATTTCACTCAGGCGGCCACCGAGCAGACTCGACTCCCAACTCACTTCCCCTCGAGCTCCGACGAATCGGTCTCCGCGGCTCCGCCTCTCCCGTTCTCAACTCCACCGAGATGCTACTCCTCCCCGTCGTCTTCATCCTCGGAACTTGAAACTTTAAATCCCAACTGCAACAGCAATCCCTCCCTCTCCGTAGAAGACGAAATCCCGATCAAGCTCAGAAGCTGCCACGTGTTCGAAATCGAGGAGGCCCTGGCCTCGCTCAGGAATATCACGCGGACGAGAGAGGACGCCCGGGCCCGTCTCTGCACCCCGCGGTTGCTCTCCGCCCTCCGCCCTCTGATTACATCCAGGTACACCGCCGTTCAGGTGGACTCCGTCGCAGCGTTGGTCAATCTGTCGCTGGAAAAGTCAAACAAGATTAAGATCGTACGGTCAGGAGTCCTCCCTCCTCTGATCGACGTGCTCAAGGCCGGAACCCCTGAGGCGCAGGAACACGCTTCCAGTGCGCTCTTCAGCTTGGCACTCGACGACGACTGCAAGACCGCCATTGGTGTTTTGGGCGCGTTGCCGCCATTGCTGCACTTACTCCGGTCCGAGAGCGAGCGGACTCGGCATGACTCGGCACTCGCTTTGTACCACCTCTCACTCGTCCAGAGCAACCGGTCCAAGTTGGTTAAGCTCGGCTCGGTTCCGGTTCTTCTGAGAATGTTGAAGTCGGGTCACATGACCGGTCGGGTATTGCTCACATTGTGTAATTTGAGTTTGTGTGCCGACGGGCGGGCCGCATTGTTGGATTCTGGTGGGGTGGAGTGTTTGGTGGGCGTGTTAAGGGGAAACGAGTTTGACTCGAAGGCGACACAAGAGAGTTGTGTGGCCACAATGTATGGGTTGAGCTACGGCGGTTTGAGGTTCAAGGGGCTGGCGAAGAAGGCGGGCGTGGTGGAGGTGTTGAGAGAGGTGGAGAAAAAGGGAAGCGAACGGGCGAGGGAGAAAGCGAGGCGGATGTTGGAGATGATGAGagggaaagagaaggaagaagaagatgaagtggATTGGGCTGAATTGCTCAACTCGGGGTTTGGGAGCCGAACTCGGTGTCAACCCGGTGGTGGACTGGACGAGTCGAGTGTCAACTCATTGGACTTTTGA